A DNA window from Acomys russatus chromosome 7, mAcoRus1.1, whole genome shotgun sequence contains the following coding sequences:
- the LOC127192182 gene encoding olfactory receptor 52R1-like translates to MIHPLMVASRNSSSHSSFFILLGIPGLENYQFWVAFPFCLMYVVAVAGNITILHIIRIDHTLHEPMYLFLAMLATTDLVLSSSTQPKMLAILWFHDHKIEYHACLTQVFFIHAFSSVESGVLMAMALDRYVAICFPLRHSSILTTSVVIKLGAAVMVRGLLWVSPFCLMISRMPFCPNKVIPQSYCEHMAVLKLVCADTRVNRGYGLFVAFSVVGFDIIVIGVSYVMILRAVLRLPSSEARLKAFGTCASHIGVILALYIPALFTFLTHRFGHHVPRVVHIMFANVYLLVPPMLNPIIYGVRTKQIRDRVIQGFCGKGS, encoded by the coding sequence GAGAATTATCAGTTTTGGGTTGCCTTTCCATTCTGTCTCATGTATGTTGTGGCTGTGGCTGGAAATATCACCATCCTACACATAATCAGAATTGACCACACCCTGCATGAGCCCATGTACCTCTTCCTGGCCATGCTGGCTACTACTGACCTGGTCCTGTCTTCCTCCACACAACCTAAAATGCTGGCCATACTCTGGTTTCATGATCATAAGATTGAATACCATGCCTGCCTCACCCAGGTGTTCTTCATCCATGCCTTTTCTTCTGTGGAGTCCGGGGTCCTCATGGCCATGGCCTTGGACCGCTATGTGGCTATTTGCTTCCCACTCCGACATTCCAGCATCCTGACCACATCCGTAGTCATCAAACTGGGGGCAGCTGTCATGGTGAGAGGGTTGCTGTGGGTGAGCCCTTTCTGCCTCATGATCTCCAGGATGCCCTTCTGCCCCAACAAGGTCATTCCCCAGTCCTACTGTGAGCACATGGCTGTGCTCAAGTTGGTATGTGCTGATACCAGAGTCAACCGTGGATATGGGCTCTTTGTGGCTTTTTCTGTGGTTGGCTTTGATATAATTGTCATCGGTGTATCTTATGTGATGATTCTGAGAGCTGTGCTGAGGCTGCCCTCAAGTGAAGCCCGCCTCAAAGCTTTTGGGACATGTGCTTCTCATATTGGTGTCATCTTAGCCTTATATATCCCGGCCCTTTTCACTTTCCTCACCCACCGCTTTGGCCACCATGTGCCCCGAGTTGTGCACATCATGTTTGCTAATGTCTATCTGCTAGTTCCTCCCATGCTCAACCCCATCATATATGGAGTGAGAACCAAACAGATCAGGGACAGGGTTATCCAAGGGTTTTGTGGGAAAGGCTCTTGA